In the Rhodopirellula bahusiensis genome, one interval contains:
- a CDS encoding DUF2254 domain-containing protein yields the protein MKAYLQQLIYRVKGSYWFIPSLMVFSAIVLSQLTIWIDRTLGNSWLQDYWFTSMNQPDGARALLATVAGSMITVAGVTFSLTILAVSHATSHFGPRLLDNFMRDRGNQITLGTFVATFLYCLLVLRVVRGEAVPESWDLTVEAFVPQLSLFVSLILTIASVGELIYFIHHVPDSIHVSTVLRRLATDMSGKFDELYPETLGIALNEDRDDPVLAKDFLHTVPSSVTGYLQGIDEDELMSFAEEHQAVVRLKKRPGDFVCRSEIIAEVTRTEGWGEDHLDQVRRGFTIGFSRTPTQDVFFILNEFVEVATRALSPGVNDPFTAMQCIDWLSDGLVQLSQRQLPTRYRTDDNEELRIITTEVTRADFVDAMLWQLIPYVRDDRNASQYFVASMKRAIEISNCKTLNELIEETIQTLEESSDREE from the coding sequence ATGAAGGCCTACCTACAGCAACTCATTTACCGAGTCAAAGGAAGCTATTGGTTCATTCCGTCTTTGATGGTCTTTTCCGCAATCGTGCTTTCGCAGTTGACGATCTGGATCGATCGTACGTTAGGGAACAGCTGGTTGCAGGACTACTGGTTCACTTCAATGAACCAACCCGATGGTGCTCGCGCGTTGTTGGCGACCGTCGCGGGATCGATGATCACGGTCGCAGGTGTCACGTTTTCGTTGACGATTCTCGCCGTCTCGCATGCGACGTCGCACTTCGGGCCTCGGCTGCTCGACAACTTCATGCGGGACCGAGGGAATCAAATCACTCTGGGGACCTTTGTCGCAACGTTTTTGTATTGCTTGCTTGTTTTGCGAGTCGTTCGCGGTGAAGCGGTTCCCGAAAGTTGGGATCTGACCGTCGAAGCATTCGTTCCGCAGTTGTCGTTGTTCGTCAGTCTGATCTTGACGATCGCGAGCGTTGGAGAATTGATCTACTTCATTCACCACGTCCCCGACAGCATCCATGTCTCGACCGTTTTGCGACGTTTGGCGACGGATATGTCTGGCAAGTTCGACGAGCTCTATCCGGAAACGCTGGGGATTGCGTTGAACGAAGACCGGGACGATCCCGTCCTTGCGAAGGACTTCCTGCACACGGTTCCGTCATCGGTGACCGGGTATTTGCAAGGCATCGATGAAGATGAACTCATGAGCTTTGCCGAGGAGCACCAGGCGGTTGTTCGGCTGAAGAAACGTCCCGGAGACTTTGTTTGTCGAAGTGAAATCATCGCCGAGGTCACGCGAACGGAAGGATGGGGAGAGGATCATCTGGATCAAGTTCGCCGCGGGTTCACAATCGGTTTTTCGCGAACGCCCACCCAAGATGTTTTTTTCATTCTCAACGAATTTGTCGAGGTCGCTACGCGGGCGTTGTCTCCAGGCGTGAATGATCCGTTCACCGCCATGCAATGCATCGATTGGTTGTCTGACGGATTGGTTCAGTTGTCACAACGGCAGCTGCCGACTCGCTACCGAACGGATGACAATGAGGAGTTGCGGATCATCACGACGGAAGTGACTCGCGCGGACTTCGTGGATGCGATGTTGTGGCAGTTGATTCCGTATGTGCGCGATGATCGCAACGCGTCGCAATACTTCGTCGCGTCGATGAAACGCGCGATCGAAATTTCCAACTGCAAGACGCTGAACGAATTGATTGAAGAAACCATCCAAACTCTTGAAGAGAGCAGCGACCGTGAAGAATGA
- a CDS encoding M20 family metallopeptidase: MMTAEDMQDRIASLSRKHAIKTREVRRYIHRYPELSGYEYRTTEFLAEIITDLGLEPTLAEDNRGLFVDIGEARELGRTAIRADIDALPIQTLVQHDYASGTDQVMHACGHDAHAAMGYGAAAILTELASEGVAVNSRIILQPAEETSRGGLHMIRSGALQGVHSAIALHVDPTRPVGTIGIREGAFTAGCDLFTVEMSGQGGHGARPHLTGDLVGAAAQWVTDIYRRVPRAIDARDAVVINVGSLHTGNAPNVVPSSASISGTLRTLSSESAEKAKEMMAEISRSIASIHSCKIDLEFGQHTPPVINDAGVARRLRKAGIEILGEANVRDITQPSMGAEDFSFMAQQVPAAMFRLGVAGIDLGSEPLHTPKFDIDESALPIGASVLALAAIQDGPPTPAT; encoded by the coding sequence ATGATGACCGCCGAAGATATGCAGGACCGCATCGCGTCGTTGTCACGAAAACACGCGATCAAAACTCGAGAGGTTCGGCGGTACATCCATCGCTACCCCGAGTTGTCCGGTTACGAATATCGCACGACGGAGTTTCTGGCGGAGATCATCACTGACCTCGGACTGGAACCAACGCTGGCGGAAGACAACCGAGGTCTATTCGTCGACATCGGCGAAGCTCGCGAACTGGGACGTACCGCAATTCGTGCTGACATCGATGCGTTGCCGATCCAAACCCTCGTGCAACACGACTACGCCAGTGGCACTGATCAGGTTATGCACGCCTGCGGTCACGACGCACACGCCGCCATGGGATATGGGGCCGCCGCAATCTTGACGGAACTCGCTAGTGAAGGCGTGGCGGTCAACAGCCGCATCATTCTTCAACCAGCCGAAGAGACAAGTCGCGGCGGCTTGCACATGATTCGTTCGGGTGCGTTGCAGGGCGTCCATTCCGCGATCGCTTTGCACGTGGACCCAACGCGCCCGGTCGGTACCATCGGAATTCGCGAAGGCGCGTTCACCGCCGGGTGCGATCTGTTCACCGTCGAAATGTCCGGCCAAGGCGGCCACGGAGCACGACCGCACCTAACGGGTGACTTGGTCGGTGCGGCTGCGCAGTGGGTCACCGACATCTATCGCCGTGTCCCTCGAGCAATCGATGCTCGAGATGCTGTGGTGATCAACGTCGGCAGCCTTCACACCGGAAACGCGCCGAACGTGGTTCCATCCTCCGCCTCGATTAGCGGAACGCTTCGAACGCTCTCTTCGGAAAGCGCTGAGAAAGCAAAAGAGATGATGGCGGAGATTTCCCGATCGATCGCGTCAATCCATTCATGCAAAATTGACTTGGAGTTCGGCCAACACACTCCACCAGTCATCAACGACGCGGGTGTTGCCCGCCGGCTTCGCAAAGCCGGCATCGAAATTCTAGGCGAAGCAAACGTTCGCGACATCACACAACCCAGTATGGGCGCCGAAGACTTTTCCTTCATGGCTCAGCAGGTTCCCGCTGCGATGTTCCGTCTCGGCGTCGCGGGCATTGACCTCGGTAGCGAACCCTTGCACACGCCCAAGTTCGATATCGACGAGTCCGCACTGCCCATTGGTGCAAGTGTGTTGGCACTCGCCGCGATCCAGGATGGTCCGCCCACCCCGGCCACTTGA
- a CDS encoding TIGR03067 domain-containing protein — MSRLAIYAVLPALVFASVVPVFADEHTQPMLKRLAGVWEVEEGVNQGEEIPEDELEGTIMKIEKDMIITYDREQREVYRAQFTLDETKKPVQIDMITEMKGMPPTKSFGIIKMEEGDEFEICYALPGADRPKEFKSPKGSKVMLFEAERED, encoded by the coding sequence ATGTCTCGTTTAGCAATCTATGCCGTCTTGCCCGCTCTGGTTTTTGCTTCCGTCGTTCCTGTTTTCGCGGACGAACATACCCAGCCAATGCTCAAGCGATTGGCTGGGGTTTGGGAAGTCGAAGAAGGCGTGAACCAAGGCGAGGAGATTCCGGAGGACGAACTCGAAGGAACGATCATGAAGATCGAGAAGGACATGATCATCACCTACGATCGCGAGCAGCGAGAAGTCTACCGGGCTCAGTTCACCCTCGATGAAACTAAGAAGCCTGTTCAGATCGACATGATCACCGAGATGAAAGGCATGCCCCCGACGAAGTCGTTTGGGATCATCAAGATGGAAGAGGGAGATGAGTTTGAAATCTGCTACGCCTTGCCCGGTGCAGATCGTCCGAAGGAGTTTAAGTCTCCCAAGGGCAGCAAAGTCATGCTGTTTGAAGCCGAGCGTGAGGACTGA
- a CDS encoding AI-2E family transporter: MDHTAFTRRFLLASGIVLLVVAIAGLLYVARNLLPLIFGSVLIAVVLNQLADLVGRWSPLDMSRNMRVGLVISTIAVLSCLTMYSFANSAAQKVAQFKDRIENSVQESFESVKQQPLVEDHLKEDAKLSSMMPSSGKSIGLAKNFFTSAFGGMADLLILLFLSIYFAVSPDKYRVGAIRLLPTGWREETSNLLTESSTMLWRWMIGRLIAMALVGIVFGIGLAVIGVPMPLELGVFAGLVTFIPNIGGIAAVVPALLLASQQGSTALVSVLALYVVIQTIESYLITPMVQEHQVELPPAMVILAQIIGGLIFGFWGIVFATPMFAVSMLWIKQLYVEDWLES, from the coding sequence ATGGATCACACCGCATTTACCCGACGTTTCCTGCTGGCCAGCGGCATTGTCCTGTTGGTCGTTGCAATCGCTGGATTGCTCTACGTCGCACGGAACTTGTTGCCGTTGATCTTTGGATCAGTGCTAATCGCGGTTGTTCTGAACCAATTGGCCGATCTGGTTGGACGATGGAGTCCGCTGGACATGTCACGAAACATGCGAGTTGGTTTGGTGATTTCCACGATCGCGGTGTTGTCTTGTTTGACGATGTATTCGTTTGCAAACTCGGCGGCGCAGAAGGTGGCTCAGTTCAAAGACCGCATCGAAAATTCGGTGCAGGAGAGCTTTGAATCAGTCAAACAACAACCGCTGGTTGAGGATCATTTGAAGGAAGATGCGAAGCTCAGTTCGATGATGCCCTCTTCCGGAAAATCCATTGGGCTGGCCAAGAATTTCTTCACGTCCGCGTTTGGTGGGATGGCGGACTTGTTGATCCTGCTTTTTCTTTCGATCTACTTCGCTGTCAGTCCCGACAAGTACCGCGTGGGTGCGATTCGGCTGCTCCCGACCGGTTGGCGAGAAGAGACATCGAATCTGTTGACCGAATCCTCCACGATGTTGTGGCGATGGATGATCGGGCGTTTGATCGCGATGGCTTTGGTTGGAATCGTGTTCGGGATCGGTTTGGCAGTGATTGGTGTTCCGATGCCACTGGAACTGGGCGTGTTCGCTGGTTTGGTGACGTTCATTCCCAACATTGGTGGCATCGCCGCAGTCGTGCCCGCGTTGCTGCTGGCGTCGCAACAAGGATCGACAGCGCTCGTCAGCGTTCTGGCTCTCTACGTTGTGATCCAAACCATTGAAAGCTATCTCATCACACCGATGGTTCAGGAACATCAAGTCGAGCTGCCACCGGCAATGGTGATTCTGGCTCAGATCATCGGAGGCTTGATCTTTGGATTTTGGGGCATCGTTTTCGCGACGCCAATGTTCGCGGTCAGCATGCTGTGGATCAAGCAGCTTTACGTCGAAGAT
- a CDS encoding DUF4235 domain-containing protein, which translates to MQEQLEDLKDRAVDFLSDEPDGRNSGIGQAENAIAFAAALGCTFLVRQGIELGWRAALKRDPPKNPTSHEVEWREALLWGAVSGAIVGAARIASRRASSSAYRSMRSES; encoded by the coding sequence ATGCAAGAACAACTTGAAGATCTAAAAGATCGCGCCGTCGACTTTTTGAGTGATGAACCGGACGGACGCAACTCAGGCATCGGCCAAGCAGAAAACGCGATTGCGTTTGCCGCCGCACTCGGATGCACTTTCCTGGTCCGCCAGGGCATCGAACTTGGCTGGCGTGCCGCGTTGAAACGCGACCCTCCCAAGAATCCGACGTCGCACGAAGTCGAATGGCGAGAGGCATTGTTGTGGGGTGCAGTTTCAGGTGCCATCGTCGGTGCTGCACGAATCGCTTCCCGCCGAGCCTCATCGTCGGCTTACCGATCGATGCGTTCGGAATCATGA
- a CDS encoding mechanosensitive ion channel domain-containing protein, with the protein MSAGIAHGQEASDTETEAEKNAPVDTVAVEDIVDDEAIRERLAEIFAAAKNSGWLTDAEVKLESGIVTIQGQADTEEHRQWAETVARKTEGVVAVINELSIDSAVDLVSTRNVVTRSLDSLWTDFLIRSPLLFAALIVVVLTSLLSRLVSWGVHRLLDKRGMRTSLKDLINQLTSIAIWVIGLLIATVVAFPGMTPSKALTVLGLGSVAIGFAFKDIFENFFAGILILWGYPFDRGDFITCGDVTGEVKQITIRNTMIRKLDGELAVVPNASLFKNNVDVLTNQPQRRVRLICGVAYDEDVDQSRDVIKHAVQGCESVQGKRTVEVFAKEFADSSINFEVAWWAGSKPLDIRRSRDEVVASIKRDLDAAGIEIPFPYRTLTFKNPEHLGFQSTESAGESSGSDDSHFTQTEESES; encoded by the coding sequence GTGTCCGCTGGTATCGCGCACGGTCAGGAAGCCAGCGACACCGAAACCGAAGCGGAGAAGAACGCTCCGGTGGACACGGTCGCGGTGGAAGACATCGTCGATGATGAAGCCATTCGTGAACGGCTCGCAGAAATTTTCGCTGCGGCCAAGAACAGTGGTTGGCTGACTGATGCGGAAGTCAAACTTGAGAGTGGCATTGTGACCATTCAAGGCCAAGCCGATACCGAAGAACACCGGCAATGGGCGGAGACCGTCGCGAGAAAGACCGAAGGTGTGGTTGCGGTCATCAACGAATTGTCGATCGACAGTGCTGTTGATTTGGTTTCCACTCGGAACGTCGTGACGCGGTCGCTCGACTCGCTGTGGACCGACTTCTTGATTCGCTCGCCATTGCTTTTCGCGGCGTTGATCGTCGTCGTCCTGACATCTTTGTTATCAAGGTTGGTCAGTTGGGGTGTTCATCGTTTGCTTGATAAGCGAGGAATGCGTACGAGTCTAAAAGACCTCATCAATCAATTGACTTCGATCGCGATTTGGGTGATTGGATTGCTCATCGCTACCGTTGTGGCATTTCCAGGTATGACGCCCTCGAAAGCCTTGACTGTATTGGGACTCGGGTCGGTTGCGATCGGATTTGCATTCAAAGATATCTTCGAGAACTTCTTTGCCGGAATTTTGATTCTATGGGGCTATCCATTCGACCGAGGTGATTTCATTACTTGCGGAGATGTGACCGGGGAAGTGAAGCAGATCACCATCCGCAACACAATGATTCGGAAGCTCGATGGCGAGTTGGCGGTTGTCCCGAACGCGAGTCTTTTCAAAAACAACGTCGACGTTCTCACCAACCAGCCTCAACGCAGGGTTCGACTCATTTGCGGCGTTGCCTACGACGAAGACGTCGACCAATCTCGCGATGTGATCAAGCATGCGGTTCAGGGATGTGAGAGCGTGCAGGGCAAGCGGACCGTGGAAGTCTTTGCCAAGGAATTTGCTGACTCCAGCATCAATTTCGAGGTCGCTTGGTGGGCGGGATCTAAACCGCTGGACATCCGTCGTAGCCGCGATGAGGTCGTCGCCTCGATCAAACGTGATCTGGATGCCGCAGGAATTGAAATCCCATTCCCGTATCGCACGTTGACATTCAAGAACCCTGAACACCTTGGCTTCCAGTCGACTGAGTCGGCCGGCGAATCAAGCGGTTCCGACGATAGCCACTTCACTCAAACCGAAGAAAGTGAATCCTGA
- a CDS encoding glutamate--cysteine ligase 2: MSFTIPTVGVEEEYQLVDPRSGALIPNCKEVMRTIRRNGGSKEAHSEIQHELHLNQIEMASDVCSTLEEVRDALTQTRRMLIDAARSNESELASAGTNPLPVPTDDALTPKDRYQAMTDRYQQIARDLFIFGCHVHVAMEDRELGIQVMNRCRRWLPILQAITANSPFWNGVDTGYASYRRELWAQWPMAGPPAHFDSLADYQRCVDDLVACGAIKDESFLYWDIRLPTRVPTIEFRAADVMTKVEETVGYVGLIRAIVMLAVAEEEQSKPIKPIRPAVLSYAIWHAARYGMNDKLVDPVSCEMIGASELLDRLMTALQPALDATGESRPVEAFANELISNGTGADRQRRGGELSSVVAAVVTETCPNAILT; this comes from the coding sequence GTGTCTTTCACCATTCCCACCGTCGGCGTCGAAGAAGAATACCAACTCGTTGATCCTCGCAGTGGTGCGCTGATACCGAACTGCAAGGAAGTTATGCGGACGATTCGGCGTAACGGCGGATCGAAAGAGGCCCATTCAGAAATTCAGCACGAGCTTCACCTGAATCAAATCGAAATGGCGTCGGATGTGTGCAGCACTCTGGAAGAGGTTCGTGACGCTCTGACCCAAACGCGACGAATGCTGATCGACGCGGCGCGGTCCAACGAGTCTGAACTCGCCTCCGCGGGCACGAATCCGTTGCCGGTTCCTACCGATGACGCTCTGACGCCAAAAGATCGCTATCAAGCGATGACGGATCGCTACCAGCAGATTGCGCGTGATTTGTTCATCTTCGGTTGTCATGTTCACGTTGCCATGGAAGATCGTGAACTTGGAATTCAAGTGATGAATCGCTGCCGACGCTGGCTTCCGATCCTGCAGGCGATCACTGCCAACTCGCCTTTTTGGAATGGCGTCGATACTGGATACGCAAGTTACCGCCGAGAACTCTGGGCCCAGTGGCCTATGGCTGGTCCGCCCGCACACTTCGATTCGCTCGCGGACTATCAACGGTGCGTCGACGACCTGGTCGCTTGCGGTGCGATCAAGGACGAGAGCTTTTTGTATTGGGACATCCGGCTGCCCACTCGGGTCCCAACGATCGAGTTCCGTGCCGCTGACGTGATGACCAAAGTCGAAGAAACAGTCGGCTACGTCGGTTTGATTCGCGCGATCGTCATGCTAGCCGTCGCGGAAGAAGAGCAATCGAAACCGATCAAGCCGATTCGTCCTGCGGTTCTGTCCTATGCGATCTGGCATGCGGCTCGATACGGAATGAACGACAAACTCGTTGACCCAGTTTCGTGCGAGATGATCGGTGCTTCTGAGCTACTCGATCGTTTGATGACTGCGTTGCAACCCGCCTTGGACGCGACTGGCGAATCTCGCCCGGTCGAAGCGTTCGCGAATGAGTTGATCAGCAACGGAACGGGCGCGGACCGCCAAAGACGCGGTGGCGAACTGAGCAGTGTGGTTGCCGCTGTCGTCACTGAAACCTGCCCGAACGCCATCCTGACCTGA
- a CDS encoding DUF1269 domain-containing protein, translated as MGHQCLVAEYATREKLAVAVEALQKDGYGADDFSVVTPSDQSHDVANEGASNDRASSPPAEKTTGAATLAGGAIGALLAAPTMIGPFLVAGPIAGMAAGAVGGGLLASMKTWGLDDKASANYETNLNSGSSLIVIEGDKAKLNAAAQTLQTCDPVSIDRYEA; from the coding sequence ATGGGTCATCAATGTCTCGTCGCGGAATACGCCACCCGCGAAAAGTTGGCGGTCGCCGTCGAAGCACTTCAGAAAGACGGTTATGGAGCCGACGATTTCAGCGTCGTCACCCCATCCGACCAGTCGCACGACGTCGCAAATGAGGGTGCGAGCAACGATCGAGCGTCGTCGCCGCCGGCGGAGAAGACGACCGGTGCGGCCACGTTGGCTGGCGGTGCGATCGGTGCATTACTGGCGGCACCAACCATGATCGGGCCGTTTCTCGTCGCGGGCCCGATCGCGGGAATGGCGGCCGGAGCCGTCGGTGGTGGACTTCTCGCGTCCATGAAAACTTGGGGATTGGACGACAAGGCCAGTGCCAACTACGAGACGAATCTCAATTCGGGTTCGTCGTTGATCGTGATCGAAGGTGACAAAGCGAAACTGAATGCGGCAGCGCAAACGCTGCAGACCTGCGATCCGGTTTCGATCGACCGCTACGAGGCGTGA
- a CDS encoding phage holin family protein: MPNNASIQKVLRDVLDLCELQWQLLSVDAQAAKRKLTSAAIFTSIAVALAGSALTVLLIGFGFLLDELTELSTGGALVTLAVTTFVIVGVLMFIAAKAIQAATDAMAETKSELSENVRWLKATMISPSTSARNQMRRESFRTHREPTHYYTPDQVSPLTER; encoded by the coding sequence ATGCCAAACAACGCCAGCATCCAGAAAGTCCTGCGGGACGTCCTCGACTTATGCGAGTTGCAATGGCAACTGCTGTCAGTTGACGCTCAAGCAGCAAAGCGAAAATTGACCTCTGCTGCGATCTTCACGTCGATCGCGGTTGCTCTGGCCGGATCCGCTTTGACCGTCTTGCTGATCGGCTTCGGATTTTTGCTCGATGAGCTGACTGAACTCTCGACCGGCGGCGCACTCGTGACTCTTGCTGTCACGACTTTCGTCATCGTTGGCGTGCTGATGTTCATCGCGGCAAAGGCCATCCAGGCCGCTACCGACGCGATGGCTGAAACGAAGTCCGAACTGTCCGAGAACGTTCGCTGGTTGAAGGCGACCATGATTTCGCCATCGACCTCCGCTCGCAATCAAATGCGTCGCGAGTCATTCCGAACTCATCGCGAACCAACTCACTACTACACCCCCGACCAAGTCTCTCCCCTTACTGAAAGGTAA
- a CDS encoding CsbD family protein, whose product MVNRQELQGHWNEVKGRLKENWGQLTEDDLQQARGSAEQLVGVVQQKTGATQNEIEKFLDGIFSRNFSDQAADTVQQYSDAAQAAAADAAAYARQNYQRFASQSGEYGTKLADTVRTRPGESLAIAFGLGIAAGAILFFGNKK is encoded by the coding sequence ATGGTTAATCGCCAAGAACTACAAGGTCACTGGAACGAAGTCAAAGGCCGGCTCAAAGAGAACTGGGGGCAATTGACCGAAGACGACCTGCAACAAGCACGTGGTTCGGCTGAACAACTGGTCGGTGTCGTGCAACAGAAGACAGGTGCGACGCAAAACGAAATCGAGAAGTTCCTCGATGGCATCTTCAGCCGAAACTTCAGCGACCAAGCTGCTGACACCGTTCAACAATACAGCGACGCGGCACAAGCTGCAGCCGCCGATGCGGCAGCCTACGCTCGCCAGAACTACCAGCGATTCGCATCGCAGTCGGGCGAGTACGGCACCAAACTCGCCGACACCGTTCGCACGCGTCCCGGTGAATCGTTGGCCATCGCGTTTGGTCTCGGAATCGCCGCTGGTGCAATCCTGTTCTTCGGTAACAAGAAATAG
- a CDS encoding YheT family hydrolase: MPESDSASYKDSSTVAKEIDALNDFRPHPLCLGGWLQTISVKWMKPQLDLESRADAVAVSIPDDHTPPDEMSGFYFPATDNKADNPLVTIFHGMGGHALSRYMRSAGERLNANGYDVLLWNHRGAGRSASKCARFHHPGLTADVCHLTEYLKEERPEWTRNGLACIAFSLGANLLLKYLAESGSNSNFDAAVSVSAPLDMEITSQNLQTGSNRVFDQYLLHKQCDELLRSSAELTDNERATLSSVSSVWELDDQFTGPRFGYEGAKDYYAENSAIDSLQQIRTPTLLLHAKDDPVVAPEVFEGIDWDGNESLHPMLCESGGHTGFLGHDRRRWHETAAIAFLDSTL, translated from the coding sequence ATGCCCGAATCCGATTCAGCCAGCTACAAAGATTCGAGCACCGTCGCGAAAGAGATCGACGCACTCAATGACTTCCGGCCTCATCCGCTTTGCCTGGGAGGTTGGCTGCAAACGATTTCGGTCAAATGGATGAAACCGCAACTCGATCTTGAATCACGAGCGGATGCGGTGGCCGTGTCGATTCCCGATGACCACACACCTCCCGACGAGATGAGCGGTTTTTATTTTCCGGCGACTGATAACAAAGCCGACAATCCATTGGTAACCATCTTTCACGGCATGGGAGGGCACGCACTCAGTCGCTACATGCGGTCGGCCGGAGAAAGACTGAACGCGAACGGGTACGACGTTTTACTTTGGAATCATCGAGGCGCCGGGCGCTCAGCTTCAAAGTGCGCCCGCTTTCATCACCCGGGTTTGACCGCCGACGTGTGCCATCTGACCGAGTACCTGAAAGAAGAACGACCAGAGTGGACCAGGAACGGCCTGGCATGCATCGCATTCTCTTTGGGAGCCAACTTACTGCTCAAGTACCTCGCCGAATCCGGCTCAAACTCGAACTTCGATGCCGCGGTCAGTGTTTCCGCTCCGCTGGACATGGAGATCACGTCTCAGAACCTACAAACGGGTTCGAACCGCGTGTTTGACCAGTATCTTCTGCATAAGCAATGCGATGAGCTGCTACGGAGCTCAGCAGAACTAACCGACAATGAGCGGGCGACGCTTTCATCAGTCTCATCGGTCTGGGAACTCGATGATCAATTCACCGGACCGCGTTTCGGCTACGAGGGAGCCAAGGACTACTACGCGGAAAATTCTGCGATTGATTCTCTGCAACAAATCCGAACGCCGACATTGCTGCTCCACGCGAAAGACGATCCGGTCGTCGCACCCGAAGTCTTCGAAGGCATTGACTGGGACGGCAATGAATCGCTGCATCCGATGTTATGCGAGTCCGGCGGCCACACCGGTTTCCTCGGCCATGACCGCCGTCGCTGGCACGAAACCGCCGCGATCGCATTCTTGGATTCGACGCTGTAA
- a CDS encoding mechanosensitive ion channel family protein — MSMSRSIVAICGMLIGFSLHFGASTNQVHAQDESPTADDVAAEVTGADTESTKKAAQVADEVQVDPVNSDQRIETRLQEIMEATGWFTEPLVEVDRGVAFLSGTADTTNHREWAEATAIKTSDVVAVVNRVKVAELPLWNFAPAIASLKQLGREATGVLPLVLVAIAVAMLSYMLARAGAGLTRYFTRSRIDSSLLRQVAGNVVAVLIFIIGVYVALRVSGLTRLAVTVLGGTGLVGLALGFAFRDIAENYLASILISLNHPFRVGDLIEVEGAKGFVRKVTTRGTVLNTLEGNQIQMPNSTVYKGKIINYTATPLSRQDFTVGIGFEDSIVEAQEIVMSVLNDHVGVVNDPAPIAIVESLGSATVNLRVYYWFDQTTHSPLKVSSSVIRLVKQKLTEAEITMPDEARELVFPRGVPVQVVENLPTAPPSLPKPSASRTEPTQSVGEGDLKAEQSEVLRATEDDEIVEGEANLIA; from the coding sequence ATGTCCATGTCTCGATCGATCGTTGCCATCTGCGGAATGCTGATTGGATTCTCGCTTCATTTCGGAGCCTCGACCAATCAGGTTCACGCACAAGACGAGTCTCCAACCGCCGATGATGTTGCCGCTGAGGTCACCGGCGCGGACACGGAGTCGACCAAGAAGGCAGCCCAAGTTGCCGACGAGGTTCAAGTCGATCCGGTCAACAGTGACCAACGCATCGAAACTCGCTTGCAAGAAATCATGGAAGCGACGGGTTGGTTTACGGAACCCCTCGTGGAGGTCGATCGTGGAGTCGCATTCTTAAGTGGTACGGCTGATACGACGAACCACCGCGAATGGGCCGAAGCAACAGCAATCAAGACGTCGGATGTGGTTGCGGTCGTCAATCGCGTCAAAGTCGCTGAACTGCCGCTATGGAATTTTGCACCGGCGATTGCATCGCTCAAACAGCTCGGGCGAGAGGCCACCGGTGTCTTGCCGTTGGTTCTGGTTGCGATCGCGGTTGCGATGCTGTCGTACATGTTGGCACGTGCTGGAGCGGGGTTGACGCGTTATTTCACTCGATCGCGAATTGACAGCTCGCTGTTGCGTCAGGTCGCCGGCAACGTGGTCGCGGTTTTGATATTTATCATCGGTGTTTATGTGGCCTTGCGGGTGTCGGGGCTGACACGTTTGGCCGTCACCGTGTTGGGCGGTACCGGTTTGGTTGGTTTGGCTCTTGGATTCGCCTTCCGTGATATCGCGGAGAACTATCTGGCCAGCATTCTGATCTCGCTCAATCATCCTTTTCGCGTTGGCGACCTGATTGAGGTTGAAGGGGCGAAGGGTTTCGTTCGGAAAGTCACGACGCGTGGAACCGTGCTGAACACATTGGAAGGCAACCAAATCCAAATGCCAAACAGCACCGTCTACAAAGGTAAGATCATCAACTACACCGCCACCCCGCTCAGCCGTCAGGACTTTACCGTCGGGATCGGGTTTGAAGATTCCATTGTCGAGGCCCAAGAGATCGTGATGTCGGTGCTGAACGATCATGTCGGCGTGGTCAACGACCCGGCCCCGATCGCGATCGTTGAATCTCTAGGATCGGCGACGGTCAACTTGCGAGTTTACTACTGGTTCGATCAGACGACCCACTCACCTCTAAAGGTCAGCAGCAGCGTGATCCGACTTGTCAAGCAAAAGCTCACCGAAGCCGAGATCACAATGCCCGACGAGGCTCGCGAATTGGTCTTCCCACGCGGAGTGCCCGTGCAAGTCGTGGAGAATCTACCCACCGCACCGCCATCGCTTCCCAAGCCATCGGCGTCGCGAACCGAGCCCACGCAATCGGTTGGAGAAGGCGATTTGAAAGCCGAGCAGAGCGAAGTCTTGAGAGCAACTGAAGACGATGAGATTGTCGAAGGTGAGGCGAACCTAATCGCATGA